In the genome of Calliopsis andreniformis isolate RMS-2024a chromosome 10, iyCalAndr_principal, whole genome shotgun sequence, one region contains:
- the LOC143184381 gene encoding uncharacterized protein LOC143184381: MSKSGMTNLIFGVGIGLFLILILWGFALLAFVISLRVEKKVGIIAIIIVSICTIILIALPRASEKPTSNEKKIYDHLFIWRILLLILLIVSSIISLIGYIKFSLTESVRPVQITNWVF, translated from the exons ATGAGTAAAAG TGGTATGACTAATTTGATATTTGGAGTTGGGATAGGACTGTTCCTTATTTTAATTCTGTGGGGTTTTGCTTTACTTGCATTTGTTATCTCTTTGCGGGTTGAAAAAAAAGTTGGCATTATTGCTATAATCATTGTTAGCATATGTACCATTATTTTAATAGCCTTGCCAAGGGCATCAGAAAAACCTACTTCCAATGAGAAGAAG aTATATGATCACCTATTTATCTGGCGTATTCTGCTACTCATATTATTGATTGTATCCTCTATTATCAGCTTAATAGGATacattaaattttcattaactGAATCTGTGAGACCAGTACAAATAACTAACTGGGTTTTTTAG
- the LOC143184380 gene encoding thioredoxin, mitochondrial: MLRNTTKLSSMLVRGVSLSRQKNKRFEINNNSEFVSKVMNSSVPVIVNFHAEWCDPCKILTPRLIDLIEPMDKLDLAIVDLESNPELVHIFEVKAVPAIIAISSGLVVDKFVGLVDMDMIENLIHKLTHNPPLNTEGGKKEI; encoded by the coding sequence ATGCTGCGCAATACTACTAAGCTTTCATCAATGTTGGTTCGGGGTGTGTCTTTAtcccgtcagaagaataaacgaTTTGAAATAAACAATAATAGTGAATTTGTTAGTAAGGTAATGAATAGCTCAGTACCTGTCATTGTAAATTTTCATGCAGAATGGTGTGATCCTTGTAAAATACTGACACCTAGATTAATAGATCTCATAGAACCAATGGATAAGTTAGACCTTGCTATTGTAGATCTTGAATCAAATCCAGAATTAGTACACATCTTTGAAGTAAAAGCAGTACCAGCTATTATAGCAATTTCAAGTGGATTAGTTGTTGATAAATTTGTAGGTTTAGTCGATATGGATATGATAGAAAATTTAATACACAAACTTACTCATAATCCACCCTTAAATACTGAGGGTGGTAAAAAAGAAATTTAG